Proteins from a genomic interval of Periophthalmus magnuspinnatus isolate fPerMag1 chromosome 11, fPerMag1.2.pri, whole genome shotgun sequence:
- the cdca8 gene encoding borealin, whose protein sequence is MAPRKRTTKQPKSNPKTAKLEAFLDDFDSEVKTRVVQLKEKLSQLLKDVDNGYNMAIIKLPKAVRQLNWIEHCKSEKPKSPEVDNVKREEQAAIVESVVAEDHAVLLQTVKKTSKKKGSSKSSSEDETPSTTRKTRATKKPPTTSKRAKALSVNKQNSTIRRSNRKPLVTPARTMMDSSIMMGPTPLVTPRFDPRLPKTPAVRVPRHKERVYSISVNGSPIAGGNDDVVISVPIGNGESIQLLASQMDSVDLSLLDETALRSIQQLQNRLTSLCGLSK, encoded by the exons ATGGCTCCCAGGAAAAGGACTACGAAGCAGCCCAAAAGCAACCCCAAGACAGCCAAACTCGAAGCTTTTCTTGATGATTTTGATAGCGAAG TGAAGACACGAGTGGTGCAGTTGAAGGAGAAGCTGAGCCAGCTGTTGAAGGACGTGGATAATGGATACAACATGGCCATTATCAAACTGCCCAAAGCCGTCAGACAACTCAACTGGATTGAGCACTGCA AGTCAGAGAAGCCAAAATCTCCTGAAGTGGATAACGTGAAG agaGAAGAGCAGGCGGCCATTGTGGAGAGTGTTGTGGCTGAGGACCATGCTGTGCTTCTGCAGACGGTGAAGAAAA CTTCAAAGAAAAAGGGCAGCTCCAAATCCAGCTCAGAGGATGAGACTCCGAGCACCACCCGAAAG acGAGAGCAACAAAGAAACCTCCGACGACATCCAAACGAGCGAAGGCCCTGTCTGTGAACAAACAGAACTCCACCATCCGCAG GTCAAACCGAAAGCCTTTAGTGACTCCAGCGAGGACCATGATGGACTCGTCCATCATGATGGGCCCCACCCCCCTCGTCACGCCCCGCTTTGACCCCAG ACTCCCCAAGACTCCGGCGGTGAGGGTCCCCCGACACAAAGAGCGCGTCTACAGCATCTCTGTGAACGGCTCGCCCATCGCTGGGGGCAACGACGACGTTGTCATCAGTGTCCCCATTGGCAacggagag AGTATTCAGCTGTTGGCCAGTCAGATGGACTCTGTGGACCTGTCTCTGCTCGATGAGACGGCTCTGAGGAGTATTCAGCAGCTACAG AACCGCCTCACTTCTTTGTGTGGATTGTCGAAGTGA